From Platichthys flesus chromosome 7, fPlaFle2.1, whole genome shotgun sequence:
CTGGAGAACTACCAAACCGAGGAAGGCATCATTATTCCAGAGAAGCTCAAGGACTTCATGCCTCCAGGTAAGCTCTACTGCATTCTTAACATCTGGTGTGTGCAGTGATCACTCACAGATTACAAATAGCTGTTTGAGGGAAAGTGAATCATGAGGATtaagttgtttttcaaaatctCAATTCTGGTTAAGTTTTTGTCCGGGGTGAGTGTAAGCTAATAACTAATAGAaggtttattataaatatatatgtatttgtgtctgtgcatgtcaaCAAGTAAAAATAATTTTAGGATAGATAAATAACAATGTTTGTCCACAAGATGGCAACCACAAGCTTTTTTATTCACACTGTTAAATGTCATACTAAGTATGGTACCTTAgtcacaattaaaaacaaaaaactaattttaagATCGTTTGTTTACATgatgtcttttttatttaacttattaCGATATTAGTATTAAGATCTACCACAGGAAATCCAGTCTGACATCAGTAAGGCCTCTTAAGCATTAATAATCTAATTTCTACTGCGCAGGCTtcaactttgaataaaaaatgtataatttagatCTTTTTACTGATCAACCCTAAGAGGTTTCACATCATGCTGAGTGGAAGGAGCGAACCCACAGCTGCATGCTTGGGTGCTGCACTACATTGCATGCTGAAAACCAGTAAACCAGCTACACACCTACAAGTCACCTTCCTTAACACTTAATGTAAGAGCAGACGTTTACGAGGGGTAATCCCCAAGCCAAAAGAGTTTCTGACAGAGCCAGACTACTTATTGGCCCCTCCCTcagcctttatgctaagctaattgGCTCTTGGCTCTTGCTTCACAAGtagaaagtgtttttctctAAAATCTTTGACTGTTCCTTTAAGCACTGACACAGTTTAAGTGCGTTTGTGGAGGTTTTCATTGCCTCACGATCACACCCACCagtgacagatttttttattgagcTAAATGACCTTTGTTTTTTCGCTTGTAGGCTTGAATGTAATTTTTTTGTCCTCTAGGTTTGACAGAGATCATCAAGTTTGTCAAGCCTGCTCCTATTGATCAGGAGATGtctaaaaaggcaaagaaaaatcaggacggaggagcaggaggcaagaagaagaagcagggaggaggagaccggAACCTGCCTAACGCCATGGAGAGCATGTCCGTCAACGACTCATAGGCTCCGGTACACAACAGCTGTGTTGCTTCACCAACCTCACAGACAGAAACTGATGGACTAGAGCTGAGTCAGCGTGGACTTTTCCTCCAAACTTTGATAGTGGTTCAAAAATGGAGAAGTGAATCTCCCAGGCTGGCACTTGATATTATTGAAGGTCTGGCTCTATCCCATCTGTGTCTGTCTACCAGGATGGTGTTATTTTCATCTCGGCTGttcctcctctcattctctcaaGAAGGGATCGCTCTCTGCTGTCATCCATCCACTGTCCACTTCAGAGTCCACTCACCACCTGTTTCTTCACTTCTCTCACATCTGCAGCACCATTGAGCCTAATACAAATAGATAAAACTTCCCTCCGAGGGGACAGAGCATGCTCGTGTAAGCACATCCAGCAGGGACATTTCTGGCAGATGAACTGTTGATTGTTCACAGGCACACAGGGTTGTTTTCCAGCTGTGCGTTGGGTTCTGTTCTTATCATTAAAAAGTGTGGTTTCCAAATGCTTTGGTGGTTTGTACAATTGATCTTTTACTGTCTGGAATCATCATTCATCAGCTTTTATTTAGACTAAATCATGCAGCTCTTCTGTGGTGACTTCAGGTCTGAAATGGATTTTAAGCTGGAAAGAGAAATCAAAACAGGTATTTTAACTGTCTGCGTTAGGCTTCccttcatgctgtctctgaccaCAATCACAATTCTCAACTGTTGCTTGATGTCACTGTTGACCATTATGCTGCTCTCGAGGTAATGACTAAGACTCTGACATTGAATCCACTTGCGAATATAAAGATATATCTATGATTGAGCATTGACAAAGTGGCACTCactgtaaacaaataaatacaggtGATACAGAAGTTATATTTGTGTGGCTGGTTTTTCTGTGAGTCTGCTTGCCTTTATACGTGTATGAACCACAGTGTGCCCATGAATCCTCCTGGCAGACTGCATATCTGATAAGAGGCAATAAGGAAGACCTGCAGGTTACTGATTAACTCCAATAGACTTTACACCCATTGCTTTATTATTCAGAAAGAACAGGATCCTGTCTGGTAATAGCACATTAACAAAGGTATGTTGTCTCATTGAGCTGATTCAGATATTTCTGTGGCACTTAATGTTGGTTTTTAATGTGTTGATGTTTCACTGACAAACACCAGGTGTGTGTGACGAGTGTCGAAATGAGCGACACTTCAGAAGACAACAATGAGATCTCCTTTCGAGTGAAGGTAAATAGAGTTTTGACACTTTAGTTACGTCAGTTGGACAATGTGGTGTTCTTTCTGTGATACAGCTCATTCCTGTAGCTATGTAAGTcaaatatacatacacataccgTATATACAGCATTTTGTACTAAAACATATTGTTTAAAACAAGGCtattctgtgtttctctctgaaaaCTCCAGTTTCTTGGGCGGGTTGAGGTAGTTCGCCCCGATGGAGTACAGATCCTGGAGGAAGCAGCTCTTAGTCTCCAGGTCAGTCGCAGCTGTATTTTCCTTTTAACCATGCCAATATCATGGCACAGCAAGTCTGTCCACCACTTAGGTACGGACTGAATTATCTCAATATCTACTGGAGGACAAAATTAATGGATACAGATATTCATGGTGCCCAGAGAATGATTCCAAAGACTGTTGATTGTGGGAAgtgcccccccaaaaaactacaAAGAAACAGAGAACCGGGAGTCACCACCTGGTTCGTTTAGATTCATCCACTGGGAACCATGAAGGTCTCCACCAAATGTTATGGCAAACTGTCTGTTAATTGCTGAGACGTTTACTTCAATGATACCCAGACGATAATTCCAAATGACTTTGCTGATTCACAAACTTTTATTATATCATCACCACAAGGTTCATTTAGATTGATCCTCTGGGTACCATAAAAGTCTTTATCCATTTCTTGCAAATCCATCGAGGAGATATATTGAAGCtaacagaagtaaaaaaaaacatcaacctcatggtggcgctagatAAAAAGTCTGAGGAACAccaaagtcattttttttataaattctaTGGGTACCATGAAAGTCTGTATCCATGTTGTTGCAAATCCATCTAAAAGATATTGAGACTCATGATAGCACTTGATGaacagtaaatatatatattatatcaatatatttttctgGACTCTACATGTTTTATACTGAGAATCAGTGACAAGCAGGACATAATGGCTCCTTCTCTGCGCCTCTCTCTTCTAGACGCCTGATCCATACTCCACAGAAAAGGCAGCCAAGAAGAGCAAAGTCCACCTCTTCCTGTCCCTAAGTGAGATAGACATATTGGAAAACAAAACCAAGGTGTGTACACTGTTCAAACCAATCAGAGGATGCATAAAACTTGATTAAAGATATTGCTTACTTTGGCCTTGACTCATCACTTGACGACTTTACTTTATCTTTCCTATACCCTCAGTTCCTGTTGTACCCGTGTCCTCTCTCCACCGTTTCCTTCTGTGCCCTCCTGCCGTCCTCACACAAAGTCTTCGGCTTTGTGGCCAGACACCCTGCAGCCGACACGTACCACTGTTATCTGTTCCAGAGCAAGAAGTTTGTGAGTATCTTGGTATCAGCTTGGGCACAACGCTGCTGGTCGGATTTTAACCAAAACCAAGAGTAGGGCCCATATCTCTTCAGTGCTCGCCTCCCTTCAATGGCTGTCAGTTAGGATTGATTTTAGGATCCGgttaataactttttaaaactctgcatGGTCTGTCCCCCCAGTTATAACTCCAAGATGTAATCCAAGAATTTCCAACCAACACTTACTAGTACTTCCTAAATCAAGGCTGGTAATTTAGGGTAACTATTGCATTCTGTTCTGAGGAGACCAAAATTTGccgaaaattagaaagtggtgaaaatgtacatattgtGGAGGATTTTCAATGGGCAaggcaaaatggctcaatggtgcccccccaAGACCCCcggaacatgttcacattgaccgatcttcacaaaaatttatacacaggtgtatcatgaccagacaattGCATCTCAggtgcaatttgaaaaatgcaacaggaagcctgctattttgcatttattggccattttggccatattccacatttttactttgaggtacttgtactcAGGGCCCTAGCACCGAcaagcactgacagacagtcaGGCCCTAttgaaaatgtaattcaaatGTTAGAATATGGATTGGCCAGTGTCAAACCTGATGCAGTCATCTGTAACACAATTCGGCTGCAATTGGTGGGTCAAGAAACAGTTTCCCCTGAAAGATAAACATGTCTTTAAATGCACTGCTGATATTTAAAAGACCCATATTGTAAAaagtgatgtttatttttttgaatgagcaggtcTAGACAATAAGTGGTTAGCTGTAGTTGACCTGGTCGTAAGACAGATGTAAAACTTTATCCAAGTCGTAAAGTCACTTTTCTGTATAGTGCTTTATAGTTCCCCTTGTTCAATTGGAGAGCTTTTTCACAGTCTTCTAGT
This genomic window contains:
- the LOC133956266 gene encoding PTB domain-containing engulfment adapter protein 1-like; translated protein: MSDTSEDNNEISFRVKFLGRVEVVRPDGVQILEEAALSLQTPDPYSTEKAAKKSKVHLFLSLSEIDILENKTKFLLYPCPLSTVSFCALLPSSHKVFGFVARHPAADTYHCYLFQSKKFSHVLVSLIGDAFRASKKEESVKGGRDLIVEALRHKNKVLQRENTELKKKLAGQNDLFV